Part of the Antechinus flavipes isolate AdamAnt ecotype Samford, QLD, Australia chromosome 2, AdamAnt_v2, whole genome shotgun sequence genome is shown below.
ttaaagctttttacagataaaatgcTAGCTTTGAAGTACAGGGTCTGAGAATTCATTTTCACAATACATGATGCAATGAATTCAGAACTAGACGGACACTAAAAATTACTAGGAAGAAATTGTGCAAAAGATGCATATAGTAAAAGCATTTTTATCCAGTCATTTTTGAgtagttaaatttttttctatgccATGGTGTTTCAGAAGTGTTAAAAATTGCTAACCTTCCATATACTGCTAATTTAGGACAAAACTATATGGGGCTATGTTCTTATGCTAATTTATTTGGGGGTCCAATGTTCAGTCCTCAATAGATTTTATGTATCTTTCATAAGCATCCTCACTCATCAGTTCATCAAGTTCTGAAGGGTTGCTCAGAGTCATCTTGATCAGCCAACCTGTAATTAAGAAGTTATTTTGAAACCCAAATTACCTTAAACAACAAAAGATCCTATGTGTATCTAATATTGAACCTGCTCACAGCAACTTAgtgaaaataattgcaaaaacCTTGTTAAAATTTAGTTTCACAGGGTATGTTTTATCTCACTAATTAGTggcaaaggaatgaagaaaaaaatgtggaataaATTTAATTGAAGTTTCATTAAATAAACTTTGGCacctataattttgaattttctccATCTGAGGCAATCTCCAAACAAACCTTATCTATTTTTTAGGTTCAACATGCTGAACCCCTTGCAATACTATGTCAATATTACAGAAAAATCACAAAAGCATACTTTGTTCTTTTAACTTGTATGAATTTGCTTTATGACCATAACATTATGAATAAGTAATACCTTAAGGCATTTGTGGGGCCTATTTTTTAATACTCTTctatcaaatagaaatggggctaCTAATAGGGATAGTTAGTAATATCTTTACTAAGTACAAAGAAATCCCTACAGGTCTTGTACtgaaacacttttaaaatgtaatgttatttatgttttataatgtttttatttcccaattacattttcatctgatTTGAACTATATATGGTAGTAGTACTGCAGGCGTCATGTCTTATTTGACTCCTCTTTCCATCTACAAGACAAGgggaagttcagaaaaaaaagccATTGCCTACCAGAGTTCCCATCTATACAATAAAGTCCTGAGAATGTCAAATAGCTCAGTTAAAGGAAATATTATGGTCAGATAGCTCAGTTAAAAGCTATTACATTTCAAAATCCATGGTGATCCTAATCTGCTTTTAGACCTTAAAGAACCATTATTCTTTCTAGTATACTCccagtctttttttcccttgaaaattgaaaaatacagGGTCTTAACCTTTGGGACTGATGCTTAGATCTTCTACTGTTAGTGTTACTAACAGTACCAAggccaaaggaaaaaatgtttctaattCACAAATAAAACCTTAAAGGGAGAGTAACAGTATAGGTAGTAGGGTTAAATAAGTTTATTAGTAAGCTTACTTTACTTGAAAACATTACTGTTTTTAACACATAATATGAATGGATACCTtaggaatgaaataatttataagtGATTATATCACTAATTCTCTCAAAACTGATAATAAAGTTCTCTAGCTGAGCAATACTAAGAGACTATGCTGGTGTTTAAAAAGCACCACTAACTGAGAAACTACTGAAAAAATGTTTGCAATGgtatacttttattttaatacatcaggaatatttaaaaattttaaaatattagccaAATTTGTGCCTCCTCTTTCCCCATTGCTTAGTAGGTATGCTCTCAATATCATTAAGTATATACTTACATTCTTAGAAGGAATTTGATGAAAATATTCCCATTAAAGATCCATTTCAGCATTGAGTTGACTCAAAAGTTATtgtcacaaatgaggaaatgcttaaatttttaaaaatgataaccCCTTAAGAAATCAATACCAGCATCTTACCATCTTCATAACAAGATTTGTTGACAAGTCCTGGGTCTTCTGCAAGAGCTACATTAATTTCAGTTACTTCTCCTGTTAGTGGAGAATAGAGCTCACTGGCAGCTTTCACACTTTCCAAAGCTCCAAACTCAtctaaataaagtttaaaaatagagTATATTACATGTCAGAAATATCagttacaaaaatgaaaactatggaGAAGCAACAAATGAAATCACTAGAGCTATTTATatgctttataatttaaaaaatattaagtcgAATGCCATTAATCAATACAGTtctatttaaaagatatttattaagggcctactatgtacaaggcactacCAAATGCAATTCTTTGAGTGATCCAAACAAGTAAACAGATAAGTGCATATATGATAATCTGAACTTTCTGCAAGTGTCATGAGGTGATTGACTCTTGAAGAAATactagagattctaagaaatCGGGATGAAGGAGAAGTGCAATTTCAAGCATGGTAGGGTGGGAAAAGGATGACTAGACTGTTAAGAAGTCAAGAGGCAGGAATTGGAATTCTGTCATCTAGAATCTATAGGCCAATCTGGTTGGAAGATGGCTGAGATACAGGCTTTAAATGGTAAGctaaggaattttcattttatcttaaaagaaaatatagaaccACCAATGATCAACTTAGCTTCTTACAAAAATCATTTTTGCAgtcctttgttatttttcttatctgtctGAGGTCTTTATGATTGTTAGCACTCTTGAGATTTATAGTTCTTAAAACACTGTTCTTTCAAGATTAGGATTAAATTGGTTCTGTATCATTTTTATTGATCCTATTTACAGTTAATGATCTTGCTCTGTAACAGCCCAAGTCAAAATTTTACACTTTACGATAATATATTAAGTTTAGACATGCAGTTCTCTTGCTACATTGTTCCATTCCTGCTTCAAGGAAATCTGTTACACTTGAGGAATGGAGCACACTAAGGAGTATGGTCTAGTATCTTTAGACCATTGTCTTTCAAAAATATCTATGaccaaatgtattttttcctcacCTACCATGTTCTATACTCCCAAAACTTATTAAAAAGGGAACTGTCCTACTTTGGGGTCTTTCTCACTAAGGCTCATTAGACTCATCCTATTTTCAGGTTCACACCCTGTTAACAAAATGTTAGATTATATGTGCCTCATTTACTCAcaatatgtatttgtataaatatgtatgcctatattcgatttacatatattttgaccatgttcaacatatattggattacttactatctggggaagggggggaaaactgaaacacaagcttttgcaagggtcaatgttgaaaaattatccttgcacaaattttgaaaataaatttcaattaaaaaaaagaattttgctcACAACAGGACAGTCACATTTTATTCATCCTGTAACCTACCCTTgctccatcttttaaaaatagtgattAGGTTCCTTATATAGCCATAAGGGTTTGATTAAGAATTCTCTCCTTGGAATTATCTTtgtctttagaatttcatttctGGTAGTTTCCTTTGGAGCTGAATtccttaaacattttaaattcatgGCATCCTAATTGTCCTCTCTGAATCTTCTGAAATCTACCTTATTAAGTTCTAGAATACAAATAATGATAATTCCTTTGggtgatccaaaaaaaaaaaaacaacacaaaaacaagatatctatatattatataagataaTAGGAATCACTTCCACAACCAAAAGTCCATCATTTTTGTATCAGGAACCAAATAATACTTTCTTTTTGGTGAGAATATGGTTCAGGGCAGTTGGACCTTTtacttttgaaggatgaaattatcattaaggcaaGCTAAGACATTCTTTGGAAGATCTGTCTTCCTCAAGAGTAGAGGGGCtattctcaagttatttttttaccttatttccaagtccaatttttcttgtgcagcaaaataatgtatacatatatgtggtttaacatatactttaacatatttaacatgtattggtctgcctgctatctagggggaggggtgggagaaaggaagggaaagttggaaagaaggttttgcaagggtcaatgctgaaaaattacccatgaatatattttgcaattaaaaagctgtaataaaaaaaaatcggaacagaaacgagtgtcaatataaagtaattattaaataaaaataaaaaaaaaagaaaaggcaaaaaaacaaaacaaaacaaaaaaaaaaaaagctgtaataaaaaataaaaaaaaaagtagagtggCTAAGAGAGGTCTTCCAGACAATTCTGGATAACTAAAATCCTCCATTACTACGGATGCCTCTCTACTATAGCTTGTGACCTCTTTCCCAAACTGCTCATCTATCCCTTAATTTTTACTTTCCCCAATTCTACTTAGTGAAAATCTTTGTGAATAATGTATAAAGACTATGCTTGAAAATTCAAAAAGAGAAATGGGCAATTATTAATGACTAGAAGGTAtataatagtgatttaaaattcCTTAGAAATGGAAGCCACTAATCTATACATAAGGATTCCTGTggactgcatattgacttagtagTAAAATGTGACaatgttttatagaatttttattttgttatgtgaGCTGTCATGGGCTGAGTGACATATCTGGTATAGAGACTTATAAGATCTCACTGTGCCTATTTGACAGTTTATTGTCAATTTCCATCAAACTGTATTTTCCATACATTTCAAAATAATGCATAATTTGTTTTATAACCCTCTAAAAATTATCAAGCAAGGCATAAAACAAGGAGACGCCATATGCTTTGCCCAACTTCAAGGAGAGTGTCCAATATAATCCAATAGATCAGGAATTCCCTATAGATGGTGAATTATTCCAGATTTTCCTACCTATCCATAATATTCTGTTCATTATATCAAACCCCAGAACATgaaaaaactttgtaaaaatgAGATCCAAAGTCCctcatttattttgcttaactattcaTCTAGGAAAAGCAAAGTCAATGAAAAATGGTTGGtataaattatggaatatcaCTGAATTGACAATCTATAGAACTGGGTAATATCTTGGACACAAAGTTGAAAAGCAGGAAGGCATGCTGAACTGCCTTTGAGAAACTATGGTTGCAGCATCTTATAAACAAAAATACTGTACAAGAGAAGTTAAAAATATTATCAGAGTGCTAGGTTGATCTTACAGCAAAATCTGTGTGAAAAAAATGTGTagaggggaagctagatggcataatggatagagcaccgcccctgaagtcaggaggacccaagttcaaatccagccttcaagacacttaatactttctacctgtgtgaccttggggcaactcacttaaccccaaatgcctcagcaaaataaataataaagatttttaaacaaTTCTGTATAATCTACAAACCTTATTGGTAACCATACACCATCAAAACATTTAAGCAGAAGATGACATCCCTCTCTCTATCACCATCCTAATCCCCCTGTTCAGTATAATCTATGAATCTAGAATTTATGGGATGATAGGAACAAAAGTTGCCAAACCGGAGATGGATTGCAGAGAGTGCCTACAATGAAAAGATCACAAACCCAATCAAATATAGAAATCAGGCCCAGAATGGAAAAATTGCCCATTATCAGAAAGCCAGTGTGGGGATTATTAACAGACTGCtttcaataagaaatgaagagtcCCTCTATACTCTACCGTTATCAGATCTCACTTGGAGAACAGTGTTCCTTTGGAGGACTACAGCTTAAGGGCATTGGTAAGATGAAGAGCATTCAGAAAAAGCAATAAGCATGATAAAAAGTCCAAGGTCATTTTATATAAGGACTGATCAAAACTGAGCATGTTATTTAgcttggagggggaaaaaaaatcaagagggaAAACATCAGATGTGATCAAGTATTTAAAGGGCGGTCATGTGAGAGCATCTACTTGTTATACTTGGTTGCTGATGACAGAAGTAGCAAATGGGTACAAGGTGAAAAAAAAGCACATTTAAGCCTGATAGAAGGAAAAACTTAACAATTAGAAATGCTCAAAACTGGAACCAACTGCCCTAGAAGATGGTCTTCAAGCAGAAGACTTATGTCCATTTGTTGGTATGCTATGATGGAAACTCTATTTGGGTATGGATTGGACTAGAGATTTGCTACAATTATAATTCCCAAATTCTGTAATTTCATGAAGTAACAAAACCAGGATTTGAAATTAGGATCTTGCCTTACTCAAATTCCAATAATGTTTCCAAAATGCTAGGCTGGTTTTCAAATGTTGTTTTTGCATCCCAAGGCTTAGCAATGCTTGATACAAAATTGGCAGCTCTATGAATTAATTGAACCAACAATACTTATCTAATCAGATAAATAGGTAttcaatatgtatttaataaCTGTTGTCTACATGGAAATGTTTCCCCTCCCTTATAtatggaaaagaggaaagaggtagaaaagaaatgacaacataaactattttttaaactgtCATTTTATTCAGATAGGGTACCccctttttacagaagaggaaactgaaacaaatagatgTTATGTGATATGCCCAAGATTATATAGCTAGTTTTCACTTTGCAAACAAAAAAGcctatataaatgccaattattattattattttgtttaccTCAGGAACAATGTGAATAATTACTTTCCAAAATCACAGTGAGGATGGATAAGCAATACAGACTGATTTTTCTGTATTGACTTGAATTGACTAGTCATGATGGTTAAACTACCAGCCTgacttggaattttcttttcttttcttttcttttttttattatagctttttatttagaagttatatgcatgggtaattttatagcattgacaattgccaaactttttgttccaatttttcccctctttccccccatcccctcccccagatggcaggttgaccaatacatgtaaaatatgttaaagtataaatcaaatacaaaataagtatacatgtccaaacagtatAAACTATTTCTTCAAACCACCTCTCATTTTTGGCCTTTTTATCAAATCTGGCTATCTTGATTCATTTCATGTGGCAGACCACTCTTACTGCCACAACTATCCCTATCTAAAAGACCTAATTGATTATACTGCTTAAGTGTGGAAACATTTCTATCATTATTTTGGCTAAGACAAGGTTAAGACTTTTAAAaggaaatctttctttttgaACTACAGGAAAAACAATGGGAATACATGAAGTTCCTGTGTTTTGGCTGTGTAGGACAACTTTAGTTCTTCATTCATTTGCAAAGCATTAATAATCAACACATTAATAATCAACACTGAGAAACATCAAGCTTTTCCTATAAAGCCATATGTTCTATTAAGTTTTCTTTGAGGATTAATCACTCAAGTGCCACTGGAAGGTGATGGACCAGGATGATAGTTCTAAAGTGATATGTACtaaaattaatttacaaaattttttcaGTTCGTTTCACCAGTGAGAGTAGCGAACTCCTGGTATAGAAATCTCTTTTTATAGCCCCAGATCTATAGCTTAGGTGTCTGGAGCACTGAGGAATTTAACTAATTCGCTCATGGAGCACTGAGAATTTAATTAATTCCCTCATGGTTAGTGTTACTACATATCAGAGAGAGATGTGACATGTGAATTTGGATCTTCTTAACTCTATAAGGTTCACCTGGCTATCTACTCCTGCTacataaataaattctttaattttgttcATTGAGATATTTTTCACAAAGGGAAGGTCATTGCTTCATCATacctttttatattcaaaacaattctttGCCAATTACAAGACTACAGAGAACAAGTTAGACAAATATcctgaattagattaaaatgtacttgtgaaatatttaccaaaataagtaaatgaaaataacaaaacaataaaacatagctattacattttaaaattaagtcaatatatgGCTCACAGGGGATCCTTAATGGCCTGTTTCTACTTGACTTTGACACCACTGCAGAAGAGCATCAAATGTTAACTTTATATCTGGACCCTATCAGTAATGTAGCTTATAAATTTcatgaaaaatgtcattttttttctttaaagacaaaaagacacTCACCTTGTTTGTTCAATTTTGTTCCAACTTCTGGAAGACTACAGTAAACTACATCTCCCAATGCTTCCTAAGAGTAAAAGGATAAAACTTTAATGAGATATGACAAGAGTTTCACAAAACCAACTGCTTCAGCCCAAATGAATGACTTGCCTTCTTCAAATTTGTCTGTTTCTATCATTCAGTGCTCTTGTAATACTTGATCTCATCCCTTTCCCCCAAACATTTAAACCCATTGAAATCTTAGATTTGAGGAAGAGGAActgagtgctagatttggaatcaaaatgcCAGATGAATAAAATCTCTTTTCATACTGTGTAACCAGATAGTCCCTTAGCCAATCACCCTTTCACCAAATATTGACCAC
Proteins encoded:
- the GCSH gene encoding glycine cleavage system H protein, mitochondrial, with protein sequence MALRAARSVRVTASSLWAAFATQTPGSLASLPAVPARIRARLGPGSLPFPRAGASRGLCTSALRLAVRKFTDKHEWISTENGIGTVGISNFAQEALGDVVYCSLPEVGTKLNKQDEFGALESVKAASELYSPLTGEVTEINVALAEDPGLVNKSCYEDGWLIKMTLSNPSELDELMSEDAYERYIKSIED